In Acomys russatus unplaced genomic scaffold, mAcoRus1.1, whole genome shotgun sequence, the following are encoded in one genomic region:
- the LOC127186609 gene encoding sulfotransferase 1E1: METPVPEYYEIFGEFRGILLDKRFTKYWDDVETFLARPDDLVIATYPKSGTTWVSEIVYMIYKEGDVEKCKEDAIFNRVPFLECRNEDLINGVKQLKGKESPRIVKTHLPPDLLPASFWEKNCKMIYLCRNAKDVVVSYYYFFLMITSYPNPESFSEFVEKFMQGQVPYGSWYDHVKSWWEKSKSAHVLFMFYEDMKKDIRREVIKLIEFLGKKPSEELVDKIIQHTSFQEMKNNPSTNYTMMPDEIMNQKVSPFMRKGIVGDWKNHFTAALRERFEEHYKQQMKDCTVKFRTEL; encoded by the exons ATGGAGACTCCTGTGCCTGAGTATTATGAAATTTTTGGTGAGTTCCGTGGAATTCTATTGGATAAACGGTTCACCAAATATTGGGATGATGTTGAAACATTCTTGGCAAGGCCAGATGACCTTGTCATTGCTACATATCCTAAATCTG gAACTACATGGGTCAGTGAAATTGTATATATGATCTATAAAGAAGGTGATGTGGAAAAATGCAAAGAGGATGCAATTTTTAACAGGGTTCCTTTCCTGGAATGCAGAAATGAAGATCTAATAAatg gtgtGAAACAATTGAAAGGGAAGGAATCTCCTAGGATAGTGAAAACTCACCTGCCACCCGATCTTCTTCCAGCATCATTTTGGGAAAAGAATTGCAAG ATGATCTATCTTTGCCGGAATGCCAAGGATGTGGTGGTCTCTTATTATTACTTTTTCCTTATGATAACTAGTTATCCAAATCCTGAATCCTTTTCAGAATTTGTGGAGAAATTTATGCAAGGCCAAG TTCCATATGGTTCCTGGTATGATCATGTAAAATCTTGGTGGGAAAAGAGTAAGAGTGCACATGTGCTATTTATGTTCTATGAGGACATGAAAAag GATATCAGAAGAGAAGTGATAAAATTGATTGAGTTCCTGGGGAAAAAGCCCTCAGAGGAGCTTGTGGACAAAATCATCCAGCACACTTCATTCCAGGAAATGAAGAACAATCCATCCACCAATTACACAATGATGCCAGATGAAATAATGAACCAAAAAGTATCGCCTTTCATGAGAAAGG GAATTGTTGGGGACTGGAAGAACCACTTCACAGCAGCGCTGAGAGAGAGGTTTGAGGAGCACTACAAACAGCAGATGAAGGACTGCACTGTGAAGTTTAGAACAGAGCTCTGA